The Spirulina subsalsa PCC 9445 region GTAATGCCAGTAAGTTCACGGAAAATGGGGTCATTACTCTAACCGTTGAATGTTATCACCAACAAGCCCAGGAATGGATTCGTTTTGAGGTCAGTGATACGGGGATTGGCATGAGTCTAGAACAGTCAGAGAAGCTCTTTGAAGCCTTTACGCAAGCAGATGCTTCTACAACTCGGAAATACGGAGGAACGGGTCTAGGATTAGCGATTACGCGCAAATTCTGCCAAATGATGGGGGGTGATATTCGGGTGGAAAGTGTCCCCAATCAAGGATCAACTTTTACTATTGAACTCCCCTTAATGCGTCAAGTCACGCCCTTAGAGAGTTTAGAACAGATGCCAGTGCAACAGGATGAACAAATTGCGATCGCCGAATCCCCTCTCCAAAACACAGGCACTATCCTAGTCATTGACGACGACAAATCTGTTACCGACTTAATGCAGCGTTATCTCACCAAAGAAGGCTTTCAGGTAGTCACAGCCCCCAACGGCGCCCTTGGTTTACAATTAGCTAAAGAAATTCGGCCCGATGCCATTATTCTAGATATTATGATGCCTCAGATGGACGGGTGGACTGTCCTCAGTACCCTAAAAGCGGATTCCGAAGTGGCTCATATTCCCGTCGTCATTGCCTCCATGGTCGATGATAAAAACTTGGGTTTCGCATTAGGTGCGGCGGATTATCTCCTCAAACCCTTAAATCGCCAACAGTTAACCCAAATCCTCCATAAATTTCAAGTAGACCGCCATTCTACCGTTGTGATGCTCATTGAGGATAATATTCCTACTGGGGAAATGGTGCGGCGACAACTAGAAAAAGAAGGCTGTCGAGTAGTTGTGGTTGAAAATGGCTATAAAGCCTTAGAAGTTATCGCTGATGACCCCCCCGGACTGATTATTTCTGACTTAATGATGCCGGAAATGGATGGATTTGAGTTCATTCATGAATTACGAAAAAATGAAAAATGGCGTTTCATTCCAGTTATTATTCTCACCGCCAAAGAGTTGAGCGAAAAAGATGTTAAAAACCTGAACGGTTATGTAGAGAAAGTGTTTCAAAAAGGAGCTTATGACCGGAAAGCGCTGCTCTCAGAAGTCCATGATTTATTATCTCATGTTCTCCAGTCTCAACAGACTTCTAAAAAGTCTTAACCACTCGTTCAATCGTAAAATCTGTTCATTCATCTTTTAATCCTTTAAAAAACCATGCCTAAATTACTCTTAGTGGAAGATAACGAAATGAACCGGGATATGCTTTCCCGTCGCCTACAACGCAAAGGCTACAACGTTGTTGTTGCAGTCGATGGAGAAGAGGGAATTACACTCAGTCATTCTGAGCAACCGGATTTAATCCTGATGGACATTAGCTTACCTGTATTAGATGGGTTAGAAGCCACCCGACAACTCAAAACCCATCCCCAAACCGCCCAAATTCCCATTATTGCCCTAACCGCCCATGCCATGTCTGGCGATCGCGAGCGCTCCCTAGCCGCAGGCTGTGATGATTATGATACCAAACCCATCGAACTCCCCCGCTTATTGACCAAAATTGAAGCCCTACTGTCAACGGTTTCCCCTCGCTAACATTTTCTCTCCAGATAGATTATTTTTCGTAACGCTGACCCCTCTTTTAATCTTTTTTTCTCATGAGCAACTCTGACAAATCTTGGCAATCTTTAGTTAGACATGAACTGAACAACGCCATCAATACGATTATCGGGTATAGTAGTTTATTGTTGGACGACTTCCAATATGAACAAGATCCGCATCTGGGTGAGATTTTGCTGGAAATCGAGCAACTCAAAACTTATGGAGAACAACTTTCCTGTGAAGTGAAGCGAATCCTGCCCCATAATGTCCCAATAGTGGAGTGTAGCCCTAAGATTATTCTAGAAACTCGGATAACCTTAGCGTTTGCCCTGTTTAGCTCTGTTTATGCGATACAAAGAATTTCTTCCCAACTCTCTGAAGTGGTTTCTCCTGATTTCGTAGCCGACTTGCAAAAAATCACCAGTTCTGCTCAACGGATTATTAATTTAATTAATGATCTTAGCCGATTTGTAGAACGTGAACTTTTGAGCATTCAAGTTTGAGCCTACAGTTGTAACACTCAAAAATTAAGCCTGATCACCCTGTAAAGTTAATGACAGATTCTCCTCCTCAAGCTTCTTGGTATTCGTTGCTCAGGCATGAACTCAGTAATCCGATTAATAGCATTATTGGCTATAGTGAATTGCTGGGGGAAGAGTTGGCAGACTTTGAGGATGTGGATAGTAATTTGTTGTCAGAAAAGATAGAAATCTTACAAACTCAAGGTTATCAATTACTGAGAAAACTTAAGAATATTCTGCCTTCTAGTTTAACCCCTCTCGTTCCTGACAGTCATTTATATTTTAACGATGAGCAGGCAACAGAAAAAACAAGAATTCATGAAGAATTATGTTTGGAGCTATTGCCTTTAGCTGCTAATATTGAGGAAGCTTGTCAGGATATTATCACAAACATTTCTGAGCCATTAATTAGTGATGTTCAAAAAATCCAAACCGCAGTTGAGGCGTTGTTAACGTTAATCAACACTGTTCCTGATTTAAGTTTAAGCAGCTTGCAAATCAAAATATCTCAAGAGAGCAAGGAAGTTAGTGACAATCTTACAAGTTCAGATGGTGATTCTAATATCTCATTAGGAACAGCCCATATTTTAGTGGTAGATGACAATGACAATAATTGTGAACTATTAGCGCGTAAAATCATTGAACAAGGTTATTTTGTTACCACCGTTGCTAATGGCAAACAAGCCATTCAGTGCATTACTACGGGCAATTATGACTTAATTTTATTAGATTTGATTATGCCAGAGATGAATGGCTATCAGGTCTTAGAATGGCTCGCTAAAAGTGAATGGCGCTATACTCCTGTGATTATGATTTCCGCACTAGATGAGTTAGATAGTGTGGTGAAGTGTATTGAAATGGGGGCTGAGGATTACCTCCCTAAACCCTTTAATCAAACCCTTTTAAAAGCTAGAATTGGGGCTTGTTTAGAAAAAAAATATTTACGGGATCAAGAAACTCTTTATCTGGCTCAAATTACTGAAGCTAACCAACAAATCACGAGACTTAATGAACAACTAAAAGCAGAAAATTTGCGACTGAGTACAGAATTAGAAGTGGCTCGTCGCTTACAACAAATGATTTTACCCAAAGTGGAAGAGTTGAAGATTGCGGGCTTAGATATTGTGGGATTCATGCAGCCTACGGAGGAGGTAGGAGGAGATTATTATGATATTGTTCCCACCGAACAAGGGGTAAGAATTGGCATTGGTGATGTGACTGGACATGGTTTAGAAAGTGGGATTTTAATGTTGATGGTACAGACCGCTATTCGGACATTATGCGAAGCGGACGAAACTAGCTTAGTGAGAATTTTACAGATTCTCAATCAAGCGATTTATGCCAATGTGAAACGGATGGATTTAGATCGTCATTTAACGTTATGTTTGCTAGACTATCAAAATGGTATATTAAAGATTACTGGCCAACATGAACGAGTGATTATTGTGCGCAATGGGGGCGAACTTCAACTCATAGAAACGTTATATTTAGGGTTTTATATCGGCTTTGAAAGAGATATTAATGACTTATTTAATACTCATACAGTAGGGCTTGAATTGGGGGATACACTGGTGTTATACACGGATGGAATTATTGAGGCAGAAAATAGAAGGGAGGAACTTTATGGTTTTGAGCAGCTATGCCGGGTGATTCAACAGCACCATCATTTAACAGCATTTGCTATTCAACAAGCTGTCATCGAAGATGTACAAACTCATCTAGAAGGACAAAAACTGAATGATGATATTACTTTGATTGTGATGAAACGAGTATAGTTCTATGAATCAAATTGATACTTTTGGCGAGTTTATTCATAATTTAGTCGAGGATTACTGTGAGTTTTTAGTTCTCGGGTTTTCTCCGAGTTCGATTCCCATTCAAAGACGCTGGAAAAATAACGGTTTGTCGGCTAATTTTGTAGCGGATTATTTAGTCACTTTTTTACCTTTTGATCGCAGCAAAAAGGAAAATTACAAAATTGAACGAAAAATTAAAGAATCGGTCAATTATATTGCTAATGAACTCCTGGAAAATGCGATGAAATTTAATCACATGAAGTCCAATCTTCCCATTAAATTTGGAGTCCATACGTTAGAGGATAATGGACTAATTATTGTTTTGAATGTGCAAAATAGTATTGATGCTTGTCATTATCAAAAATTGCGGAGTTTTATTGATGATATTTTGACCATAGAGCCGGATGATTTTTATATGCAGCAACTAGAGCGCAGTGTTGAAGGAGATGCTGCTCCTGGAATTGGTTTGATTAGTATGAAAAATGACTACGCGGCTAAGTTAG contains the following coding sequences:
- a CDS encoding response regulator, producing MPKLLLVEDNEMNRDMLSRRLQRKGYNVVVAVDGEEGITLSHSEQPDLILMDISLPVLDGLEATRQLKTHPQTAQIPIIALTAHAMSGDRERSLAAGCDDYDTKPIELPRLLTKIEALLSTVSPR
- a CDS encoding SpoIIE family protein phosphatase; this translates as MTDSPPQASWYSLLRHELSNPINSIIGYSELLGEELADFEDVDSNLLSEKIEILQTQGYQLLRKLKNILPSSLTPLVPDSHLYFNDEQATEKTRIHEELCLELLPLAANIEEACQDIITNISEPLISDVQKIQTAVEALLTLINTVPDLSLSSLQIKISQESKEVSDNLTSSDGDSNISLGTAHILVVDDNDNNCELLARKIIEQGYFVTTVANGKQAIQCITTGNYDLILLDLIMPEMNGYQVLEWLAKSEWRYTPVIMISALDELDSVVKCIEMGAEDYLPKPFNQTLLKARIGACLEKKYLRDQETLYLAQITEANQQITRLNEQLKAENLRLSTELEVARRLQQMILPKVEELKIAGLDIVGFMQPTEEVGGDYYDIVPTEQGVRIGIGDVTGHGLESGILMLMVQTAIRTLCEADETSLVRILQILNQAIYANVKRMDLDRHLTLCLLDYQNGILKITGQHERVIIVRNGGELQLIETLYLGFYIGFERDINDLFNTHTVGLELGDTLVLYTDGIIEAENRREELYGFEQLCRVIQQHHHLTAFAIQQAVIEDVQTHLEGQKLNDDITLIVMKRV
- a CDS encoding DUF6272 family protein — protein: MNQIDTFGEFIHNLVEDYCEFLVLGFSPSSIPIQRRWKNNGLSANFVADYLVTFLPFDRSKKENYKIERKIKESVNYIANELLENAMKFNHMKSNLPIKFGVHTLEDNGLIIVLNVQNSIDACHYQKLRSFIDDILTIEPDDFYMQQLERSVEGDAAPGIGLISMKNDYAAKLGWKLETIQQDPFVAMATTMVQLEYKYSQG